DNA sequence from the Pungitius pungitius chromosome 3, fPunPun2.1, whole genome shotgun sequence genome:
CGGAGCAGGAGCTGAAGCTGCCAGTGGTGGGTTCTCAGGTTGTGGGTCTGATTCCCCTGAAGGCCGTGCTGGATTCTGCTGAGTTCTACATCAAGAGTGAAGGGCTCTTCGTTGTGGAAGAGGAGCACAAAGTCCGGCTGGTGGGAACCGAGCTCTTCATTTTGAAATCATGaatgtgtgtaaaaatgtgtattgTAGATGAAATGAGACTGTCTGTGTGGTCAGGTGATTAGTAAACTGGGTCTGGACTCCCTCGGCCCGTTCAACCCCAAGGAGAGAATCATAGAGTAAGTCCTTatgcaggatgtgtgtgtgtgtgctccgtgGTGTGGAGAGTTCTAAAGAGGGTGTGGTTACCTGTGCAGGTACATGGTGATGTCCCCAGAGCTCCGCCCCCTGGCGTCCTCGTCTCTACAGCAGTTCGTCCGGAAGGTCGGGGCTCGGTCGGCGGCCCCCGGCGGAGGATCGGTCTCTGCTGCCGTCGCTGCTCTGGTACCAGAGTACTTCATTGGTACTAGTACATGTGTAGTAGTGTGAAGCGTGTGCATCCTGAGGCCAATGTGTGCGCCCTGCAGGGGGCGGCGCTGGGCGCCATGGTTGGTCAGATGACCTACGGGAAGCGACAGTTTGAGAAGGAGGACAAGGTCATGAGGAGACTGATCCCTCAGTTCCACCAGGCCATGAACCAGCTGCTGGAGATGGTGGACCAGGACGCAGTGGCCTTCAGCAGCTACATGGTGAGGTCATTTCAACTCATCATTAGCACTCATTGGTATCACTCATTCATAACCACTACTCATTCATTTATAACACAATCCATAACTCACTCATTCATAACCACTACTCATTCATTTATAACGCAATCCATAACTCACTCATTCATAACCACTACTCATTCATTTATAACACAATCCATAACTCACTCATTCATAACCACTACTCATTCATTTATAACACAATCCATACCTCACTCATTCATAACCACTACTCATTCATTTATAACACAATCCATAACTCACTCATTCATAACCACTACTCATTCATTTATAACGCAATCCATAACTCACTCATTCATAACCACTACTCATTCATTTATAACACAATCCATAACTCACTCATTCATAACCACTAATCATTCATTTATAACACATTTTCGTCATGACTAATTTATTCATAACAGGTGGCCCTGAAGATGCCAAAGAACACttcagaggagatgaagaggtgATTTAATTCATGTCAAATGTCTTTAAACGACTCAAAGGTGAACGTTTGTATTTAGTGACCATATAGTGTCATTATCTGTGATCAATAATCAGGAGGACGGCTGCCATGCAGGGGGGGCTGCAGGCAGCGGTGGCTGTGCCTTTGGCTCTGGCTGAAAAGATCAGCGTCCTTTGGTCGCCCCTAAAAGAAATGGTTGCCTACGGTAACGTGGCCTGCAAGTCAGACGCGCAGGTAAAGCCCagaagctgcagaacaaacTGCTAAAAGGATGTTGTTTAGGTGGCAGGTAACGATTTAGAGACAGAAGATCATTTTCCATATAAAACACGTACTTTTTTTAAGGTGAAGCAgctgttttgaaaatgaaacaaaaccttTACTTTAAGAGTCTGTTTGCAGGTGGCAGCTAAAGCCCTCGAGATGGCCGCCTTCGGAGCGTATTACAACGTCACCATCAACCTCAAGGACATCGTGGACGAGGCCTTCAAGGCGGCGGTGAGTGAGCTCTGTCGCTGACGCTGCTTTAAATAAAGTTAATGTTGAATAAAACCTCTGTGCTGCAGACCCAGAAGAGAGCGGCGTTGTTGCTGCAGGAAGCGAAGCAGAGCGCCGCCGCCGTCCTGCTCGCTTCGGACCAAAGGCACTAAAGCGCTCTTCCttacgacctttgacctcagaaTGTGGTCCAGGGGCCGTGGTCATGTAATTTCTCATGATCAATAATGGTCGTTACAACCAACATCCACAACGCCATcgagaaaaacacaaaggatgTGAATCTAGTCTGATACATAGTGAATCAATAAGAACCACATCAATAGATCAATACATGTTTAAATAAACTAATTTAACCTCATGAAGAATATGTTTGGATATTGATTACTGATCATCGCTGGCCatcagggggcagcagagagcaGTCGGACTCCCAAGAGACAAGTTAATATTCTTATTGTTCTAAGCTCTCAACTATGGGAAACAGCAAAGAAAGACCGGACAGGAAGTAGAGAAGATGCACTTCCTTtcagagggtcagaggtcacggtcACATGCTTAACCAGAAATCCTCAGCAGCAGTTTTTCTGATTCACAGCTATTCTTATAATTGATGAATAGGTATATTAATCATCATAATTACCATGTTTTACGTATTGACGATTAAACGTATTACTTGCTTATTATTActctttcaaaatatttttacttaTGACCAAGAATTAAtcataataaatattatttctaTTGCCTCTGAAGACGGTGAGTTTTACCTGTTATTTTttgcttgtttgtgtctgtttggcTTCACATTCATGATCTTTTAAGTTTaagtatatatttgaatatatatatatatatatattattcatatatttatacgAGCAGAGGGGACGTGCAGGAGaagcagatatcttaatttacaaataataccgtgtatataatccatgttttaaaaacacaaaaatattgactatttgtaaaatgtttttttaatgtaataaacaacaaaaattaattaatttaaaattaaattgaaaaaataattactAAAACAATTACCATTAGAGCCATGACgacatcagcagcagcttcagttTAACACTAATGTTTGATCTGGTGCCcgatttcacaataaaagcctcgcAGGCAATGATCCACCAGCATGTTTCAACAATAATAGTTTTTGTACTTAGTTCAAGTTGAATGTACTTAATGTATTAAGTTGTTGAACTCAAATATATTTGTTGCTTGTGTACTAGCTAGATGCACCGTAAACTCCTTATGTTTGATTTCACATATTAAAAGTTCCATTTGCTTATGTTGACCATCTATCTGCATGTTAAAGCTACCTCTATGCTACAGGGTGTAAGGTCTTATTTTGCAGACCGGGGTCCCCTCCTTTTAAGGCCCATCTGTTCTGTCTGCCGTCCCCAAAAAGGTACGTCTCATCATGGGTTTGAGCTGCATGTAATGCTTTTATTTAAGTGTTGTGGATGCTTTAAAGCTGATAGTGAAGGTGATCACAAATGCAATCACCATCACTATCGAGATGTGCTCCCACTGTACATAGACATGCGTGCTATAAACAAGAATATACCAAAATAGGACAAATAATCTATATAAGTGACAGCaaaagttaataaataaattagtaAACAGACTTTGTTTTACATTCATATATTGTGTTGGGTCACATTCACGATGCAGTTTGTGAGGAGCATCCTTCTGCCTGGTTACATGGAAATGAATGGTTTAAAATCAACAGTCTAAATGGGTAAAGTTATTCATTCAATTAATATTATAACTTAACAAAAAGATCAATTGATCTATAGATAACTGATCTGGTAgaaccattttctttttattattttttatggaAATGGATTTAGTCTGAAGGTAAATCAACCGACTTCCTGTATTTTACGGTTTAGACATCACACACAGAACAGCTGAGTGGTTAAGACTTAAATTATACCCTTTAAAATAATGATCCTAAATACATACACCGCGCTGTAAAAGCTTACAAAACTAACTTGTTACACAATAAAAATATACCACAATACTACTTTTTAGAAAGAGGATGGTTCAAATATATTCAATCATTAACTAAAGCAGTATAATCagaaacctttttatttattaaatgttcacCTGCAGCGTGATTCCACCTGTCGACCTGCTGTGTGGCTCCCCTTGTGTATACTTGTAATACTTGTATAGTTATGAGTCTGAAAACCCACTTCCAATAATGAGTCCAAACATTTCCAGTTTGTCACCATTTATTGATTTAATTCACTGTCAGAAGTTATAGATCTTCAGATCGTTTTCATCTCATGTCAAAGAATTTTTcagttgcattttattttgaaggctgtCTTTAGAGCTTCAGCCTCCTATAAAATCAGCTGATACAAATGG
Encoded proteins:
- the ftcd gene encoding formimidoyltransferase-cyclodeaminase isoform X2, giving the protein MEQLVECVPNFSEGRNKKVIDAISAAISGSAGCSLLDVDPGASTNRTVYTFVGSPAAVVEGALSAARQAFTLIDMREHSVFLYGEAARKESRRNLPSVRSGEYEALPDKLKLSDWSPDFGPALFVPSWGATVTGARKFLVAFNVNLVATKEQAHRIALDLREQGRGKDQPGLLQKVQAMGWYLDEANIAQVSTNILDYELTPLHTVHQEVCRVAEELKLPVVGSQVVGLIPLKAVLDSAEFYIKSEGLFVVEEEHKVRLVISKLGLDSLGPFNPKERIIEYMVMSPELRPLASSSLQQFVRKVGARSAAPGGGSVSAAVAALGAALGAMVGQMTYGKRQFEKEDKVMRRLIPQFHQAMNQLLEMVDQDAVAFSSYMVALKMPKNTSEEMKRRTAAMQGGLQAAVAVPLALAEKISVLWSPLKEMVAYGNVACKSDAQVAAKALEMAAFGAYYNVTINLKDIVDEAFKAATQKRAALLLQEAKQSAAAVLLASDQRH
- the ftcd gene encoding formimidoyltransferase-cyclodeaminase isoform X1; translated protein: MEQLVECVPNFSEGRNKKVIDAISAAISGSAGCSLLDVDPGASTNRTVYTFVGSPAAVVEGALSAARQAFTLIDMREHSGEHPRTGALDVCPFVPVQNVSMDDCVHCAEVFGQKLAEMLHVPVFLYGEAARKESRRNLPSVRSGEYEALPDKLKLSDWSPDFGPALFVPSWGATVTGARKFLVAFNVNLVATKEQAHRIALDLREQGRGKDQPGLLQKVQAMGWYLDEANIAQVSTNILDYELTPLHTVHQEVCRVAEELKLPVVGSQVVGLIPLKAVLDSAEFYIKSEGLFVVEEEHKVRLVISKLGLDSLGPFNPKERIIEYMVMSPELRPLASSSLQQFVRKVGARSAAPGGGSVSAAVAALGAALGAMVGQMTYGKRQFEKEDKVMRRLIPQFHQAMNQLLEMVDQDAVAFSSYMVALKMPKNTSEEMKRRTAAMQGGLQAAVAVPLALAEKISVLWSPLKEMVAYGNVACKSDAQVAAKALEMAAFGAYYNVTINLKDIVDEAFKAATQKRAALLLQEAKQSAAAVLLASDQRH